AATAACAACAAGACAATGAAGAAGATGCCTGCCAGAATATGACCGTTGTTGAATCCAGCAGTGGTCTCCTCGTGGCGTGTGTAACTCTCTCGGAAGCCAAAGCTTTAAGCCTTCCGATGAGGAGGGCCAACAAGTGCCTCTCTGTACTTTCTGGAACCAAAGGGGGCTTTTTACTCCATGCTATTAGTTACTATGCACTTGCATTTTGAATCTCCACCGTTTGATCTCTGACATCACCTTCCTCTATAAACCCTTCACTTTTATTCACAACTAAACTAAACCCATCAGTTGTTCCCACCACAAACCTCAAAAGGAGCTCCCTTTTCTCTTTCCCCTCTTCCATTCTCTCTTTGGTCATTGGTTTTTAAAATTCTCCACCTTTTGGTTCCTTTGGATTTTGTTCAGATTTTAGTTCTTGGGTTTTTCTTTTGAGCTGCTTTGCTCTTCTGGTTTGGTGGTTATGAAAGTGAGGAAGGACTCCATGGCTGTTCTgctctttcttctcttcttagCTGTGTCTTCAATTTCTGCTGCTGAAAGTAAGTTTCTTCACTTGTTGTACATGGCTGTTTTCTCCctgtggattttttttttttagtcttTGAGAAGCTCAGTAAAGACTTGAGCTTAGTCTTACTGGGTCTTCATCTGTTACCTATTTAGGGCCCTGCTATGTGCTTTTATGTGCCAAAGGCACCtcttttcttcatcaagttTCATCTTTTATTACCTGGTTATGTCTCCTGTTCAACTCTTCATCAAGTCATTGAGTTCATTATGAATGGTTTGTGTACAATAGTGTTTATTTGTCGCTATTCTGAACCCATTGCTCTAGTTAGAATGGTATTTGTGTTTGGTTTTATTATACCTGCGCTATTCATTTGTCTGCTTCACTCTTTAATTTGGTGTTCGATTTCAATCTTGCTGCACAAATATAAAATGTGGGTAGAAGAGTGTGTGTTGATTTCTTTGGTAGAATGTATAGATTAGAAGAGGCCAATCTTTGCCATGATGAAAGTTTATGCTCTGTCTTCAGCTTTGGTCAATCAATCACTCAATCCCTAATGCGTCCCAGCTGGCCCAGCTCAATGGGCAGTCACAAACCCTAAATTCCATTCCCAAATGAAGGTTGAGAATAGAGTGGGACCAAGGTAACCCTATTCGGAGTATGCAGACGATAGTGTTAAATGATTTGGGGTCCCTGGAAATCTCTACTTCAGAGGGTATTGTTGTCATGTTGGTCAGGAAGAGGTTAAAGCCTCTGTCCAAGTTGATCCATTATGTCCATGTGCTTAAGCCCATTATGTTGCTTCTCCCAGCTGTTCAGGTTATGGAACTTTCTCTGCAAAGCATTCTTAAATGTTAAGCAGGCAATGTTACTTGCTCAGGTTAATTGTATAATATGTCCTCTAGGTACTAACTGCTAATACAATTAGCTTTATGGTTTCATATTTTAGAAACAATTATTATCAGAAATGATAGAGACACAAGGCAACAGCCTTAAAGAAGGACAATGGGATATGTCATCATGGGAAATGAAATATTCTAGTTTTGAGTCACATGGAACCCACCTAAGAGAATGGCACTATGGctttaaattattttggcATTATGGATTAGTAAGTTTCGGATTAGTTAAAATTTGGGAGGTTAACGAGCATTATGGTTTAGTAAGTTTCGGATTAGTTATAATTTGTGAGGTTAACTGTCTCTTTTTCCTTGAATCGACTCTTCAACCCGCAGTCATATAATATGTGTGGCTACATCAGCATGGCTGGCAATTCAACTATCCTTGATTTGTTGGAGTCTTTAAGGTCGCCACTTTTACTCAGTGGGTCAGCTGTCTGGCTGTATCTATATGTTTGTGTTTGAGACGAGGAACATAGATTATAGAGGAATCCAGGACCAGCTAGTATATGGTATATGAACTAATGTCATTTGTTCTCTCAGACTTTCTGCAAAAGAAAGACAAAGTGAGGTCTGAATTTATACCTATGTGATATGGTCAAAGGCCATTATCTCTAATGTGCCTAATCACTGCTACTGTTAAAAGATTGATGATTATACCTTTCATGAGTAGTGTGAGTAGGTTGAAGAATTGACGGTATGCCATTTGCATGTTATCAGAGCTGTTCCTTTATAATCCAACTAAACCAACTTAGTAGGTATTCAAgttttatgaaattaaaaCATAGTGAATGAAGTACATCACTTTAAGTGTATGTTGAAGATGTCGATTCTCATTCTTGGGGAATTTTCGTTGTCTAAATCTTCCACTCTTTGTTACTATTTTCGCAGATGCTTTTGTGGGTGTAAACCTTGGTACAGACCTCTCTGACATGCCAAGTCCAACTGAGGTGGTTGCTCTTCTTAAAGCTCAAAACATTCAATATATCAGGCTCTACGATGCAGATAGAGCCATGCTCCTTGCTCTTGCAAACACAGGCATCCAAGTCACTGTTTCTGTCCCAAATGATCAGATCCTTGGGATAGGTCAGTCCAATGCCACCGCGGCCAACTGGATCACTCGCAATGTGATAGCACATGTTCCTGCCACAAACATAACAGCTATAGCTGTTGGATCTGAGGTCCTAACTGCCCTCCCAAATGCTGCTCCAGTTCTAGTCTCTGCCTTAAAGTTCATTCACTCAGCACTTGTTGCCTCCAACCTTGATCGCCAAATTAAAGTCTCTACACCACACTCTTCCTCCATTATTCTTGACTCCTTTCCTCCTTCCCAAGCCTTCTTCAATCGCTCATGGGACAAAGTCATGATTCCGGTGCTCAATTTTTTGCAATCTACAGATTCATATCTCATGCTCAATGTATACCCATACTATGATTACATGCAATCGAATGGTGTGATCCCCTTGGACTATGCACTTTTCCGCCCTCTCCCTCCAAACAAGGAAGCCGTGGATGCTAATACATTGTTGCATTATACTAATGTCTTTGATGCAATTGTTGATGCCGCGTATTTTGCAATGTCCTACTTAAACATCACAAATCTCCCAATTGTGGTGACTGAGTCAGGCTGGCCTTCCAAGGGTGACTCAGCGGAGCCAGATGCCACACTAGACAATGCTAACACCTACAACAGTAACCTAATCAAGCATGTGCAAAACAACACAGGGACTCCTAAGCATCCTGGGATTGCTGTTAGTACTTACATTTATGAGCTCTACAATGAGGATTTGAGGCCAGGATCAGTCTCTGAAAAGAACTGGGGACTTTTTGAAGCAAATGGATTGCCAGTTTATACCTTGCACTTGATAGGTGCTGGAACTGTATTGGCAAATGACACAACGAACCAAACCTTTTGTGTCGCAAAGGATGGTAGTGACAGAAAGATGCTGCAGGCTGCCTTAGATTGGGCTTGTGGACCTGGAAAAGTTGATTGCTCAGCTATGCTGCAAGGGCAACCATGTTATGAACCAGACAATGTGGTGACTCATGCAACATACGCCTTCAATGCATACTATCAGAAGATGGCCAAGTCTCCTGGGACTTGTGATTTCAAAGGGGTAGCTACTATTACGACCACAGATCCGAGTAAGGAACATGTTCATTCATACTGTGttatcttcttcatttttggTGGTCTCAAGCTTTTGACTGATATTTCATTGCCAAAACTGCAGGTCATGGTTCTTGTATAGTTCCTGGAAGGTACAAGTTAAAACTTGTTGAATTTATTAAAGAACATTATTTTAATTGCAGAACACATTTATGAGCCAAACCTAATGaagcttttttctttttttcctttctgcCTCTTTTATTCTGTGAATGCAGTGCTGGAAGAAATGGGACATTAGATAATAGTACATCGCTAGCTCCATCTTCAAATTCCACAACTGCTTCCTCTGGGTGCATTTCACTAATTTTCCATAATAGTGGTTCCTTTGCAACCTCTGCCATCATAGGTTTCTTAGTTCTAAGTGCAGTATTCTTGTAGAACCTCTTTTCCTGTAGCTGTTTGATACaactgagtttttttttttttttcaatattcGGAGTCTGAGACCTGTTGGAAACTTGCAGCAAAACCCAATTTTGTACTCCTCCCAAGGAGGAACGCTAAGGGGTAGCAAGCTTGATTGAACTGAACAGATAGTTGCACCTTAATCAAAAGGTGAGACTTGTCCATTAGAATTTGTAGAAACAGATCCCCATGATCAGTTAGG
This is a stretch of genomic DNA from Argentina anserina chromosome 4, drPotAnse1.1, whole genome shotgun sequence. It encodes these proteins:
- the LOC126791298 gene encoding glucan endo-1,3-beta-glucosidase 3, whose amino-acid sequence is MKVRKDSMAVLLFLLFLAVSSISAAENAFVGVNLGTDLSDMPSPTEVVALLKAQNIQYIRLYDADRAMLLALANTGIQVTVSVPNDQILGIGQSNATAANWITRNVIAHVPATNITAIAVGSEVLTALPNAAPVLVSALKFIHSALVASNLDRQIKVSTPHSSSIILDSFPPSQAFFNRSWDKVMIPVLNFLQSTDSYLMLNVYPYYDYMQSNGVIPLDYALFRPLPPNKEAVDANTLLHYTNVFDAIVDAAYFAMSYLNITNLPIVVTESGWPSKGDSAEPDATLDNANTYNSNLIKHVQNNTGTPKHPGIAVSTYIYELYNEDLRPGSVSEKNWGLFEANGLPVYTLHLIGAGTVLANDTTNQTFCVAKDGSDRKMLQAALDWACGPGKVDCSAMLQGQPCYEPDNVVTHATYAFNAYYQKMAKSPGTCDFKGVATITTTDPSHGSCIVPGSAGRNGTLDNSTSLAPSSNSTTASSGCISLIFHNSGSFATSAIIGFLVLSAVFL